Within the Takifugu rubripes chromosome 8, fTakRub1.2, whole genome shotgun sequence genome, the region GATCATGCCCTCAGATCAGATGTCAAAAAACAACAGTGAAAAACAAGAAATGTATAAGCTGGTGTTCATAAGACATGAGTGGGCGGCTGTAGGATCTGATCATGTGTGATCTAGGTGGGTAAAAACATATATCGCAAAGCAAGATCATAACACTCCTGTTTTTGCTGAAACTGCATCTTTGGTGAACAAAAAGGTGTCAACCTGACTTGACAGGTTgcattttgtaaaaataatctCCTGTGtatgtgaaaatgatgaatgcTTTCATTGCATAAAATCCTAATCTTAAAAAGGTAAATCATGAATTCATCATAAATTGAGCATAAATGGGCTCAACTACTACCAAGCCAGTCAGAGCTGAAGAAGCCTCATAAATGACAGGCAAAACTTCTTCCAGTTCCTTTTAGCAATTCAGCTGACTCTTCCCTAGACCTTGAAAAATGATATGACCTATAAGAACCTATATGAACTCTCTTCAGACAGATGTTACATCTCTTTAACACATCAGAGTGCATATTTTACAACCAATTATTTCCTGTTACACACCAGAATCTTAAATACACCATATATTTTTGCCCTTTCATCAGTGAAatattttccatccatccatcatcctctaccacttatccgaggtcgggtcgcgggggcagcagcctaagcagagaggcccagacttccctctccccagctacttcttccagctcatccggagggatccccaggcgttcccagaccagtcgagagacatagtctctccaacgtgtcctgggtcttcctgggggtctcctaccggagggacatgccctgaacacctcaccagggaggcgcccagggggcatcctgacccaagccacctcatctggctcctctcaacgcggaggagcaccGGCTCTACTacgagctcctcctggatggcagagcttctcgcCCTATCTCATCCTGATTTAAATTTTCTAGTATTGTCGCTAAAGGTATTAATCAGACACCAAAAATAgtcagaaaaaaataagaaacacCATAAGATTAAATATATATGCTATTGTGTGCAAAAAGGTTTACAAATGGTGGTAATTTTGTGTCTGAGGTGGTGCCCTGAGGTGCAGAGATTTTCTGTTCACGCCCCTGTTCGCCTCTTAATAAAGTTGCGCGCGCAGCCGCCGCCATCTTGGAATTCCGGAGGTGTGTtgcgtttgtgttgtgtgttgagTAATCTTCTCCGCAGAGCTGTTTAATTCACGCACTGTCCCGCAAACTACGTTATATCAACATGGATAGCCGAAACACGCAGCAAACGACCGAGCTAAGCGACAATTCGCCGCAGCCGGAAAACCACGGGACGGAATCCCCCTCCGCGGAGCAAACAGCGGCAAACAAAGACAGCTCGGAACCGACGCCGCAACAGTCCCCCAGGTCTGAGGACGGAGACGGAGCCGAGGAAGAGCCCCGCAGGTCCCCCGTAGAGATGACTCTGGATATTAATAACTTTCGCAAGGCCGGTGAGAAGACCTTCACCCTGCGTTCTCGACTGTTTGTCGGAAATCTCCCGCTGGACATGACGGACGAGGAGTTCAAACACATGTTCGCGAAATATGGAAACGTCAATGAGGTGTTTGTCAACAGAGAGCGCGGATTTGGCTTCATTCGGCTGGTGAGTTGCAAGTACTTCTTGTTTTACCCCGTACTGGCGCGAGTAGTTCGTTCAAAGCGTATTCTAAAAAGTGGAAACGTAAGCCGCTACTAGCTGCTATTCGGTTTGGGCATTTAATGAAGACGACGTCACGTCTCGTTCATTCATTCTTGCtccagatgtttttgtttagcGGGTGAAAGTTGGTGCAAATGAGTCCAGTTTCACTTGAGGTTCTCCATTCCGTCCTTATGtcgttgtttgtttttttgcaggaAACTAGGACGCTTGCAGAGATTGCAAAAGCCGAGTTGGACGGGACGGTGATGAACAACCGACCGATCCGAATCCGCTTTCCTGTCCACGGCGCTGCGCTCACAGTGCGCAACCTGCTGCCCGCGGTCACCaatgagctgctggagcaggtgaGCTGGTCCGGCCACTTCCCACCCATCTACCAGAACCATGCATCTTGTTTTACCTGACTTCTGCTGTGGCGTCTTCTTTCACCAGGCCTTTTCCCAGTTTGGACCAGTTGAACGGGCTATTGTGGTGACGGATGATCAAGGTTGTCCCACCGGGAAAGGAATCGTGGAATTCGCAAACAAAGGTGCTGCCCGAAAAGCCCTGGAGTGTTGCACCGAGGGAGCTCTGCTGCTGACCACGTAAGGAGGAGTACTAATTGGAGTAAAGTCCTTGtttagaatcagaatcagaatcagaagaaggtttattgccattgttcatgtgatacacagtattacacaaactaggaatttgtcatggtgtgccgctgcgacattcaacataacactagacatcaacaccacactagaataagataaataaaataaaataagacttatatacagtatatacagtatatacatttATGTGGCTGATTGTCAAACTTGGTTATAGTGGAATCAAATGACACCTTGTGGGACTCAGTTGTGCTCCTTTGCCTTCATCCGAAGAATAATCTCTTCTCGTAATTTATATCTAATTCACTGGTATTGGTCTGTACATTTACCACACAGCTGTGTTAAACTAGCCCATCAGCGCTCCGTTGTTAATCAAACCAAATATTTTAATTCCAGGACACCTTGTCCGGCCATTGTGGAGCCCTTGGAACACTTTGATGAGGAGGATGGAATGCCTGAAAAGCTAGTGCCAAAGATTCCAAAGTATTATAAGTAAGTGTCCATTTGGCACCCGTGCTTGTTTTCGTGGTTGTTTGTATCCTCATGTGTTGCTCCTTTCTCTAGGGAGAGAGAACAAAAGCCACATTTTTCTCAGCCGGGAACGTTTGAGTTTGAATACGTGTCTCGCTGGAAGGCTCTTCACGAGCTGGACAAACAGCAAAGGCAGCTCGTGGAAAAGAGCATCAGGGAAGccaaagagaagctggaggctgagctggagTCAGCCAAGAACGAACATCAGCTCATGTTAATGACACAAGGTGACCCTGTGTTTTTATACTTTGCTCCCTTTCAACATATCTCCACCAGCCTCTTGTCCCTATATGTGAGCATTTAAAGCTGATTAGAACCACCAATTTTACCTGCTGCTTAGATTACTTGTTGATTAATGCTTGTGTCACTTCTGGTAGATCTAATGAGACgccaggaggagctgaggagactGGAGGAGCTCCGCAACCAGGAGCTGGTGAGACGGAAGCAGATAGAGATGAGGTGTGTTTCCACTTATGAGTGCCTTTTAAAGGGAGCACTTGGTTCCAGCTATCTGTGTGTAATTCTGTTTATCCTAACTTAGACATGAAGAAGAGAggcggaggagagaggaggagatgaggcacagagagcaggaggacctGCGGCGCCATCCAGACGGCTTCAAACCAAACTACATGGACAATGTGAGTACAGCTGGAATAGATAGAATAGAATATTCAACGTGGTCAGACAGATGTTTGCACGACATTTTGAGCCTCCTGGCTGAAACCTACACAGACACGGGGATGCTAGCATACCAACTCAACGCAGAAGGGCCCGTTGTGACTGGGGATGGAACCTACAACCTAACCATGATCAAAGTACCTGTTCATATCTGAATTCTCTGGATAATCTGATTGGCGGAAGCCCACAAAAAATCTTCTACTGTATTTGATATCATGCTGAGCACTGCACTGTGTTCAGATAGTTCATAATATCAAATCAAGATAGTGTAGAGAGTGATGGTTGAGAGACCTGCTGTTTTCCATCAGCAGGTCGAACTCACTGAACTCTCCTGGGTAATCTGGTTCCTGCAGGGTTCAGCCATACACAGATCATCTGCATTCGTTGTTGTCTTCCCTATTTGCATTGTAACGTTCACAGTTGAAATATTTTGAAATGTCAACCCAGTAATCCTAAATGATCAATAGTTTGAGTGGAGATCTTTTGCCTGCACACCCAACATTTcagctttgctttgttttttcactTATTTATTACAAGGCTGCTATTATGTCCCTTTATGTGTTGTGGCTACTTTCTCAATACAGCTTGATTCagtgttctgttgtgtttagCAGAAGAAATGACAGCGATTATTGAGAAATGCTTCCTTCTTTCATGCCGcatcttcttttttatttttcctgccgGGTAGTTGGTGAATATAAATtcctgctgccctctagtgttcAAATCTTCTTGCTGGGTAGTGAACTCATTTCAAATTGACTAAATGTATCCTTTTAAGCATGCAGGAAAGTGTTGAGAGAGACCCGTCTGACCTCATATAAATGAGCATTTCTAATGTTTGGCATGTGTTGACTAAAATCTGCTGCATTACTGTATTTTGTGCTGAGGTGATAAAGGTGACGTGGCTGCGTGAATAAGTGAGGTTTTGACATGTGAAGACTTTTGCCAATGATTGAACAGATCATTCAGCATCTGCCTGATGGGATCCTGTTGAGACATTTTCCCTGAAGCTATCATTATGGGGTGTACTTTGATCATTTCTCTACTGAGCTGAAAGCAATTCATTGGTTCAATTTTTGCAGAAAGAACAGGAGATGAGAGTGGGTGATCTGGGCCTTCGTGGAGCCATTAACATCGGAGGTATGGGCATCTTTTTAATGACTGGTGTAAATATagatttaatatatttaattaaCTAAGCCTGCAAAAACAAGACTGGCAAACAAACCATAATACCATCTTGTTGTATAGACGGCTATAACCAGGCCTCTCCGGGGCCCGGTGGTAGCCAAGGACAAATGATGGGCATCAGCGGAGGGCGAGGACCCACTGGTCCCGAGGGAACAACCAATATGGGCACACCGCTGTTGTCGGACAATGGAAGCATGGTAACGTATCAGAAAATAATTGGCTATTGAAGATATCATTTCTAAATTACCATGACTAAAATGAAAGGTGAATTTTCTTTTGTCAG harbors:
- the pspc1 gene encoding paraspeckle component 1 isoform X1, which encodes MDSRNTQQTTELSDNSPQPENHGTESPSAEQTAANKDSSEPTPQQSPRSEDGDGAEEEPRRSPVEMTLDINNFRKAGEKTFTLRSRLFVGNLPLDMTDEEFKHMFAKYGNVNEVFVNRERGFGFIRLETRTLAEIAKAELDGTVMNNRPIRIRFPVHGAALTVRNLLPAVTNELLEQAFSQFGPVERAIVVTDDQGCPTGKGIVEFANKGAARKALECCTEGALLLTTTPCPAIVEPLEHFDEEDGMPEKLVPKIPKYYKEREQKPHFSQPGTFEFEYVSRWKALHELDKQQRQLVEKSIREAKEKLEAELESAKNEHQLMLMTQDLMRRQEELRRLEELRNQELVRRKQIEMRHEEERRRREEEMRHREQEDLRRHPDGFKPNYMDNKEQEMRVGDLGLRGAINIGDGYNQASPGPGGSQGQMMGISGGRGPTGPEGTTNMGTPLLSDNGSMQRNERYTQAGLMQGRPDVESPKQQQQQPPPLLGPHVGPPPGFGRGNQVGGVFEGPNSKRCRY
- the pspc1 gene encoding paraspeckle component 1 isoform X2 translates to MDSRNTQQTTELSDNSPQPENHGTESPSAEQTAANKDSSEPTPQQSPRSEDGDGAEEEPRRSPVEMTLDINNFRKAGEKTFTLRSRLFVGNLPLDMTDEEFKHMFAKYGNVNEVFVNRERGFGFIRLETRTLAEIAKAELDGTVMNNRPIRIRFPVHGAALTVRNLLPAVTNELLEQAFSQFGPVERAIVVTDDQGCPTGKGIVEFANKGAARKALECCTEGALLLTTTPCPAIVEPLEHFDEEDGMPEKLVPKIPKYYKEREQKPHFSQPGTFEFEYVSRWKALHELDKQQRQLVEKSIREAKEKLEAELESAKNEHQLMLMTQDLMRRQEELRRLEELRNQELVRRKQIEMRHEEERRRREEEMRHREQEDLRRHPDGFKPNYMDNKEQEMRVGDLGLRGAINIGDGYNQASPGPGGSQGQMMGISGGRGPTGPEGTTNMGTPLLSDNGSMRNERYTQAGLMQGRPDVESPKQQQQQPPPLLGPHVGPPPGFGRGNQVGGVFEGPNSKRCRY